One window of Mixophyes fleayi isolate aMixFle1 chromosome 3, aMixFle1.hap1, whole genome shotgun sequence genomic DNA carries:
- the CCN2 gene encoding CCN family member 2, protein MSSGKVTAVLIFALFCWVSDAQDCSGECQCPQRIPVCEPGVSLVQDGCGCCKVCSKQLGELCTESDVCDPHKGLFCDFGSRMNRKIGVCTAREGAPCVFGGMVYRSGESFQSSCKYQCTCLDGGVGCVPLCSMDIRLPSPDCPFPRRVKLPGKCCEEWVCDQLMEKTMVGPALPAYRMEETYGPDPSLIRANCLVQTTEWSACSKTCGMGISTRVTNDNEHCRLEKQSRLCMVRPCEADLEENIKKGKKCIRTPKISKPMKFELSGCTSVKTYRAKFCGVCTDGRCCTPHRTATLPVEFKCPDGEVMKKQMMFIKTCACHYNCPGDNDIFESMYYRKMYGDMA, encoded by the exons ATGTCTTCAGGAAAAGTGACAGCTGTTCTCATCTTTGCTCTGTTCTGCTGG GTATCTGATGCCCAGGATTGCAGTGGGGAATGTCAGTGCCCACAGAGGATACCTGTATGTGAGCCTGGTGTTAGTTTGGTGCAGGATGGATGTGGCTGCTGCAAAGTGTGCTCTAAGCAGCTGGGTGAGCTGTGCACAGAGAGCGACGTGTGTGACCCACACAAAGGACTGTTCTGTGACTTTGGCTCAAGAATGAACCGAAAAATTGGAGTCTGCACTG CCAGGGAAGGTGCCCCCTGCGTATTTGGAGGAATGGTGTATCGAAGTGGGGAGTCTTTCCAGAGCAGCTGCAAGTACCAGTGCACTTGCTTGGATGGAGGTGTGGGCTGCGTGCCACTATGCAGCATGGACATCCGTCTCCCTAGTCCTGACTGTCCCTTCCCAAGAAGAGTGAAACTGCCTGGCAAGTGCTGCGAAGAATGGGTCTGTGATCAGCTTATGGAGAAAACCATGGTTGGACCTGCTCTACCTG CTTACAGAATGGAAGAGACTTATGGTCCTGATCCTTCTCTGATCCGGGCTAACTGCCTGGTGCAGACAACTGAATGGAGTGCTTGCTCAAAAACCTGTGGAATGGGGATTTCTACCCGAGTTACCAATGACAATGAGCACTGCAGACTGGAGAAACAGAGCAGACTCTGCATGGTTCGACCTTGTGAAGCCGACCTTGAGGAAAACATTAAG AAAGGAAAGAAATGCATCCGCACTCCCAAAATCTCCAAACCAATGAAGTTTGAGCTTTCCGGCTGCACAAGCGTGAAAACCTACAGAGCCAAGTTTTGTGGGGTTTGCACAGATGGTCGTTGTTGCACTCCTCACAGAACAGCCACCCTCCCAGTGGAGTTCAAGTGTCCTGACGGTGAGGTCATGAAGAAGCAGATGATGTTCATCAAGACATGTGCATGTCATTACAACTGCCCAGGAGACAATGACATCTTTGAGTCCATGTACTACAGGAAGATGTATGGGGATATGGCATAG